A single region of the Mustela lutreola isolate mMusLut2 chromosome 2, mMusLut2.pri, whole genome shotgun sequence genome encodes:
- the ARHGAP45 gene encoding rho GTPase-activating protein 45 isoform X1 — translation MLGGLEGPSAGGPASSLPTRPEDRPPALTPKARPQNSEWWAKGPQGASRLHLGGPGPGEPAAGPRGGGLRTLCPGELPLPAEELPRKDGPDTVSLGPSLEPPSAASNAKATGTLKRPTSLSRHASAAGFPLPGASSWTLGRGHRSPLAAAGPAEPPVEGPCPDTGEISHLLADVGRFAKALEKLKECVLRDDLLEARRPLAHEYLGDALRVMRQIISRYPLLNTVESLTAAGTLIAKIRAFHYESNQECDKQEFEKALETIALSFSNTVSEFLMGEVDSSTLLSVPPGDPIQTMENLYGPGSEGTAPSADDCEAGCLAPEEVDMLLQRCEGGVDAALHYAKNMAKYMKDLIGYVEKRTALEMDFAKGVQKIVHNCRQSFMQQPHMPLLSIYSLALEQDLEFGHSMAQAVGTLQSQTLTQPLNLRRLEHEKRRKEIKELWHRAQRKLQEAESNLRKAKQGYTQRCEDHGKAHFLAVKAEEEQAVTGPGAAASKTLDKRRRLEEEAKNKAEEAMATYRTCVADAKTQKQELEDTKVTVLRQIQEVIRQSDQTIKSATISYYQMLHMQTASLPVHFQMLCESSKLYDPGQQYASYVGQLQRDEEPDVRYDFEPHVSANAWSPVMRTRKGSLASDATGAEATGSPEEEGGSGNGTPAKEHRGEGPVGVASGRGLSRAPQSPLNTPPAGGRGHQVHKSWPTTVSDSEGSLDPSPGSGDFKKLERMSSSGTLSSNEELVDQEGSAGPSAFEQADLNGMAPELPVAVPSGPFRNVGLSKAARTHRLRKLRTPAKCRECNSYVYFQGAECEECCLACHKKCLDTLAIQCGHKKLQGRLQLFGQDFLKAACGAPDGIPFIVKKCVCEIEQRALHTKGIYRLNGVKTRVEKLCQAFEAGQELVELSQASPHDISNVLKLYLRQLPEPILSFRLYHELVGLAKDSLKAEAEAKVASRGRADPAETEAAAVAMAGRLRELLQDLPPENRATLTYLLRHLRRIVAVEQDNKMTPGNLGIVFGPTLLRPRPTEATVSLSSLVDYPHQARIVETLITHYGLIFEEEPEEVPGGQLKDSSDAARAEAEVQVPYQEGSAGATVPLQEVADGGPESRVASNDSDSEVEEASELLSPADRGHRLSFQEKQGSEASTEVAQGSRSGSEEQLGAGARHSDGGGLSQQLTEFNANQCNNVAKVPLPAMGLRGARLEAGTGPGRQPECV, via the exons ATGTTGGGCGGCTTGGAGGGGCCCAGCGCAGGTggcccagcctccagcctcccgACCAGGCCAGAAGACCGCcccccagccctcacccccaAAGCCAGGCCCCAGAACAGTGAGTGGTGGGCAAAGGGCCCTCAAGGAGCTTCTCGGCTGCATCTGGGTGGCCCCGGGCCTGGAGAGCCAGCTGCGGGCCCCCGGGGCGGTGGTCTGCGGACCCTGTGCCCTGGAGAGCTGCCCCTCCCAGCAGAG GAGCTGCCCAGGAAAGACGGGCCTGACACAGTGTCCCTTGGACCCAGCCTGGAGCCGCCAAGTGCAGCCTCGAACGCCAAGGCCACGGGCACCCTCAAACGACCCACCAGCCTGAGTCGCCATGCCAGCGCTGCTGGCTTCCCGCTGCCTGGCGCCAGCTCCTGGACGCTGGGTCGGGGCCACCGCAGCCCACTGGCCGCAGCCGGCCCCGCCGAGCCTCCCGTCGAGGGTCCCTGCCCTGACACTGGCGAGATCTCTCACCTGCTGGCCGACGTGGGCCGCTTTGCCAAGGCCCTTGAGAAGCTCAAGGAGTGTGTCCTGAGGGACG ACCTCCTGGAGGCCCGCCGGCCCCTGGCCCACGAGTACCTGGGCGACGCTCTTCGTGTGATGCGCCAGATCATTTCCAGGTACCCGCTGCTGAACACCGTGGAGTCACTGACTGCCGCCGGCACCCTCATTGCCAAGATCAGAG CCTTCCATTATGAGAGCAACCAGGAGTGCGACAAGCAGGAGTTTGAGAAGGCCCTGGAGACCATCGCTCTCTCCTTCAGTAACAC CGTGTCTGAGTTCCTCATGGGGGAAGTGGACAGCAGCACTCTCCTGTCAGTGCCCCCTGGGGACCCCATCCAG ACCATGGAAAACCTGTACGGCCCCGGCAGCGAGGGCACCGCCCCCAGCGCAGACGACTGCGAAGCCG GCTGCCTGGCCCCGGAGGAGGTGGACATGCTGCTGCAGCGCTGCGAGGGGGGCGTGGACGCCGCGCTGCACTACGCCAAGAACATGGCCAAGTACATGAAGGACCTCATTGGCTACGTGGAAAAGCGGACGGCGCTGG AGATGGACTTCGCCAAAGGCGTGCAGAAGATCGTGCACAACTGCAGGCAGAGTTTCATGCAGCAG ccccacatGCCGCTCCTGTCCATCTACTCCCTGGCCCTGGAGCAGGACCTGGAGTTCGGCCACAGCATGGCGCAGGCGGTGGGCACGCTGCAGAGCCAGACCCTCACGCAG CCCCTGAACCTCAGGCGGCTGGAGCACGAGAAGCGCAGGAAGGAGATCAAGGAGCTGTGGCACCGCGCCCAGAGGAAGCTG CAAGAGGCGGAGTCAAACCTGCGCAAGGCCAAGCAGGGCTACACACAGCGCTGCGAGGACCACGGCAAGGCCCACTTCCTGGCGGTCAAGGCTGAGGAGGAGCAGGCCGTCACCGGGCCCGGGGCCGCCGCCTCCAAGACCCTGGACAAGCGGCGGCGCCTGGAGGAGGAGGCTAAGAACAAG GCCGAGGAAGCCATGGCCACCTACCGGACGTGTGTGGCCGATGCCAAGACACAGAAGCAGGAGCTGGAGGACACCAAGGTGACGGTGCTGCGGCAGATCCAGGAGGTCATCCGCCAGAGCGACCAGACCATCAAGTCG GCCACCATCTCCTACTACCAGATGCTGCACATGCAGACGGCCTCGCTGCCCGTGCACTTCCAGATGCTGTGCGAGAGCAGCAAGCTGTACGACCCGGGGCAGCAGTACGCCTCCTACGTGGGCCAGCTGCAGCGGGACGAGGAGCCCGACGTGCGCTACGACTTCGAGCCCCACGTCTCCGCCAACGCCTG GTCCCCGGTCATGCGCACCCGTAAGGGGAGCCTTGCCAGTGACGCCACGGGGGCAGAGGCCACCGGCAGCCCTGAGGAGGAAGGTGGATCCGGCAATGGCACACCTGCCAAGGAACACAGGGGTGAGGGCCCGGTGGGGGTGGCGAGTGGGCGCGGCCTCTCTAGAGCCCCTCAGTCCCCGCTGAACACCCCTCCTGCAGGTGGGCGTGGACACCAGGTGCACAAGTCGTGGCCCACCACCGTGTCAGACTCAGAGGGCAGCCTGGACCCCAGCCCTGGCTCAG GGGACTTTAAGAAGTTGGAGCGGATGTCGTCCAGCGGCACCCTGTCGTCCAACGAGGAGCTGGTGGACCAGGAGGGCAGTGCAGGGCCGTCAGCCTttgagcagg CTGACCTCAACGGCATGGCCCCCGAGCTGCCAGTGGCCGTGCCCAGTGGGCCTTTCCGCAACGTGGGGCTGTCCAAGGCTGCCCGCACGCACCGTCTGCGAAAGCTGCGCACGCCGGCCAAGTGCAGGGAGTGTAACAGCTACGTCTACTTCCAGGGGGCGGAGTGTGAGGAG TGCTGCCTGGCCTGTCACAAGAAGTGCCTGGACACGCTGGCCATCCAGTGTGGCCACAAGAAACTCCAGGGCCGCCTGCAGCTCTTCGGCCAGGACTTCTTGAAGGCGGCCTGCGGCGCGCCCGACGGCATCCCCTTCATCGTCAAGAAGTGCGTCTGCGAGATTGAGCAGCGGGCACTGCACACCAAG GGCATCTACCGTCTCAACGGGGTGAAGACGCGCGTGGAGAAGCTGTGCCAGGCGTTCGAGGCTGGCCAGGAGCTGGTGGAGCTGTCACAGGCCTCGCCCCACGACATCAGCAACGTCCTCAAGCTCTACCTGCGGCAG CTGCCCGAACCCATCCTCTCCTTCCGCCTCTACCACGAGCTCGTGGGGCTGGCCAAGGACAGTCTGAAGGCGGAGGCGGAGGCCAAGGTGGCGTCCCGGGGCCGGGCAGACCCTGCGGAGACCGAGGCCGCGGCCGTGGCCATGGCAGGCCGGCTGCGGGAGCTCCTGCAGGACCTGCCCCCCGAGAACCGGGCCACACTGACGTACTTGCTGCGGCACCTGCGCAG GATCGTGGCGGTGGAGCAGGACAACAAGATGACTCCGGGGAACCTGGGCATCGTGTTCGGACCCACGCTGCTGCGGCCCAGGCCCACCGAGGCCACCGTGTCCCTGTCTTCCCTGGTCGACTACCCGCACCAGGCCCGCATCGTGGAGACCCTCATCACGCACTACGGCCTGATCTTTGAGGAGGAACCCGAGGAGGTGCCTGGGGGCCAGCTGAAG GACAGCTCAGACGCGGCACGGGCTGAGGCAGAGGTGCAGGTGCCCTACCAGGAGGGGAGCGCGGGGGCCACAGTCCCCCTGCAGGAGGTGGCGGATGGTGGCCCAG AATCCCGGGTGGCCTCCAACGACTCTGATTCCGAGGTAGAAGAGGCCTCAGAGCTTCTGTCCCCAGCGGACAGGGGACACCGCCTCAGTTTCCAGGAGAAGCAGGGCAGCGAGGCCAGCACGGAGGTGGCCCAGGGCAGCCGCAGCGGCAGCGAGGAGCAGCTGGGCGCCGGGGCCAGGCACAGCGACGGGGGAGGCCTTTCCCAGCAGCTCACCGAGTTCAACGCCAACCAGTGCAACAATGTGGCCAAGGTCCCGCTGCCTGCCATGGGGCTCCGCGGTGCGCGGCTTGAGGCAGGCACGGGCCCGGGGCGGCAGCCGGAGTGTGTGTAG
- the ARHGAP45 gene encoding rho GTPase-activating protein 45 isoform X3 — protein sequence MLGGLEGPSAGGPASSLPTRPEDRPPALTPKARPQNSEWWAKGPQGASRLHLGGPGPGEPAAGPRGGGLRTLCPGELPLPAEELPRKDGPDTVSLGPSLEPPSAASNAKATGTLKRPTSLSRHASAAGFPLPGASSWTLGRGHRSPLAAAGPAEPPVEGPCPDTGEISHLLADVGRFAKALEKLKECVLRDDLLEARRPLAHEYLGDALRVMRQIISRYPLLNTVESLTAAGTLIAKIRAFHYESNQECDKQEFEKALETIALSFSNTVSEFLMGEVDSSTLLSVPPGDPIQTMENLYGPGSEGTAPSADDCEAGCLAPEEVDMLLQRCEGGVDAALHYAKNMAKYMKDLIGYVEKRTALEMDFAKGVQKIVHNCRQSFMQQPHMPLLSIYSLALEQDLEFGHSMAQAVGTLQSQTLTQPLNLRRLEHEKRRKEIKELWHRAQRKLQEAESNLRKAKQGYTQRCEDHGKAHFLAVKAEEEQAVTGPGAAASKTLDKRRRLEEEAKNKAEEAMATYRTCVADAKTQKQELEDTKVTVLRQIQEVIRQSDQTIKSATISYYQMLHMQTASLPVHFQMLCESSKLYDPGQQYASYVGQLQRDEEPDVRYDFEPHVSANAWSPVMRTRKGSLASDATGAEATGSPEEEGGSGNGTPAKEHRGGRGHQVHKSWPTTVSDSEGSLDPSPGSGDFKKLERMSSSGTLSSNEELVDQEGSAGPSAFEQADLNGMAPELPVAVPSGPFRNVGLSKAARTHRLRKLRTPAKCRECNSYVYFQGAECEECCLACHKKCLDTLAIQCGHKKLQGRLQLFGQDFLKAACGAPDGIPFIVKKCVCEIEQRALHTKGIYRLNGVKTRVEKLCQAFEAGQELVELSQASPHDISNVLKLYLRQLPEPILSFRLYHELVGLAKDSLKAEAEAKVASRGRADPAETEAAAVAMAGRLRELLQDLPPENRATLTYLLRHLRRIVAVEQDNKMTPGNLGIVFGPTLLRPRPTEATVSLSSLVDYPHQARIVETLITHYGLIFEEEPEEVPGGQLKDSSDAARAEAEVQVPYQEGSAGATVPLQEVADGGPESRVASNDSDSEVEEASELLSPADRGHRLSFQEKQGSEASTEVAQGSRSGSEEQLGAGARHSDGGGLSQQLTEFNANQCNNVAKVPLPAMGLRGARLEAGTGPGRQPECV from the exons ATGTTGGGCGGCTTGGAGGGGCCCAGCGCAGGTggcccagcctccagcctcccgACCAGGCCAGAAGACCGCcccccagccctcacccccaAAGCCAGGCCCCAGAACAGTGAGTGGTGGGCAAAGGGCCCTCAAGGAGCTTCTCGGCTGCATCTGGGTGGCCCCGGGCCTGGAGAGCCAGCTGCGGGCCCCCGGGGCGGTGGTCTGCGGACCCTGTGCCCTGGAGAGCTGCCCCTCCCAGCAGAG GAGCTGCCCAGGAAAGACGGGCCTGACACAGTGTCCCTTGGACCCAGCCTGGAGCCGCCAAGTGCAGCCTCGAACGCCAAGGCCACGGGCACCCTCAAACGACCCACCAGCCTGAGTCGCCATGCCAGCGCTGCTGGCTTCCCGCTGCCTGGCGCCAGCTCCTGGACGCTGGGTCGGGGCCACCGCAGCCCACTGGCCGCAGCCGGCCCCGCCGAGCCTCCCGTCGAGGGTCCCTGCCCTGACACTGGCGAGATCTCTCACCTGCTGGCCGACGTGGGCCGCTTTGCCAAGGCCCTTGAGAAGCTCAAGGAGTGTGTCCTGAGGGACG ACCTCCTGGAGGCCCGCCGGCCCCTGGCCCACGAGTACCTGGGCGACGCTCTTCGTGTGATGCGCCAGATCATTTCCAGGTACCCGCTGCTGAACACCGTGGAGTCACTGACTGCCGCCGGCACCCTCATTGCCAAGATCAGAG CCTTCCATTATGAGAGCAACCAGGAGTGCGACAAGCAGGAGTTTGAGAAGGCCCTGGAGACCATCGCTCTCTCCTTCAGTAACAC CGTGTCTGAGTTCCTCATGGGGGAAGTGGACAGCAGCACTCTCCTGTCAGTGCCCCCTGGGGACCCCATCCAG ACCATGGAAAACCTGTACGGCCCCGGCAGCGAGGGCACCGCCCCCAGCGCAGACGACTGCGAAGCCG GCTGCCTGGCCCCGGAGGAGGTGGACATGCTGCTGCAGCGCTGCGAGGGGGGCGTGGACGCCGCGCTGCACTACGCCAAGAACATGGCCAAGTACATGAAGGACCTCATTGGCTACGTGGAAAAGCGGACGGCGCTGG AGATGGACTTCGCCAAAGGCGTGCAGAAGATCGTGCACAACTGCAGGCAGAGTTTCATGCAGCAG ccccacatGCCGCTCCTGTCCATCTACTCCCTGGCCCTGGAGCAGGACCTGGAGTTCGGCCACAGCATGGCGCAGGCGGTGGGCACGCTGCAGAGCCAGACCCTCACGCAG CCCCTGAACCTCAGGCGGCTGGAGCACGAGAAGCGCAGGAAGGAGATCAAGGAGCTGTGGCACCGCGCCCAGAGGAAGCTG CAAGAGGCGGAGTCAAACCTGCGCAAGGCCAAGCAGGGCTACACACAGCGCTGCGAGGACCACGGCAAGGCCCACTTCCTGGCGGTCAAGGCTGAGGAGGAGCAGGCCGTCACCGGGCCCGGGGCCGCCGCCTCCAAGACCCTGGACAAGCGGCGGCGCCTGGAGGAGGAGGCTAAGAACAAG GCCGAGGAAGCCATGGCCACCTACCGGACGTGTGTGGCCGATGCCAAGACACAGAAGCAGGAGCTGGAGGACACCAAGGTGACGGTGCTGCGGCAGATCCAGGAGGTCATCCGCCAGAGCGACCAGACCATCAAGTCG GCCACCATCTCCTACTACCAGATGCTGCACATGCAGACGGCCTCGCTGCCCGTGCACTTCCAGATGCTGTGCGAGAGCAGCAAGCTGTACGACCCGGGGCAGCAGTACGCCTCCTACGTGGGCCAGCTGCAGCGGGACGAGGAGCCCGACGTGCGCTACGACTTCGAGCCCCACGTCTCCGCCAACGCCTG GTCCCCGGTCATGCGCACCCGTAAGGGGAGCCTTGCCAGTGACGCCACGGGGGCAGAGGCCACCGGCAGCCCTGAGGAGGAAGGTGGATCCGGCAATGGCACACCTGCCAAGGAACACAGGG GTGGGCGTGGACACCAGGTGCACAAGTCGTGGCCCACCACCGTGTCAGACTCAGAGGGCAGCCTGGACCCCAGCCCTGGCTCAG GGGACTTTAAGAAGTTGGAGCGGATGTCGTCCAGCGGCACCCTGTCGTCCAACGAGGAGCTGGTGGACCAGGAGGGCAGTGCAGGGCCGTCAGCCTttgagcagg CTGACCTCAACGGCATGGCCCCCGAGCTGCCAGTGGCCGTGCCCAGTGGGCCTTTCCGCAACGTGGGGCTGTCCAAGGCTGCCCGCACGCACCGTCTGCGAAAGCTGCGCACGCCGGCCAAGTGCAGGGAGTGTAACAGCTACGTCTACTTCCAGGGGGCGGAGTGTGAGGAG TGCTGCCTGGCCTGTCACAAGAAGTGCCTGGACACGCTGGCCATCCAGTGTGGCCACAAGAAACTCCAGGGCCGCCTGCAGCTCTTCGGCCAGGACTTCTTGAAGGCGGCCTGCGGCGCGCCCGACGGCATCCCCTTCATCGTCAAGAAGTGCGTCTGCGAGATTGAGCAGCGGGCACTGCACACCAAG GGCATCTACCGTCTCAACGGGGTGAAGACGCGCGTGGAGAAGCTGTGCCAGGCGTTCGAGGCTGGCCAGGAGCTGGTGGAGCTGTCACAGGCCTCGCCCCACGACATCAGCAACGTCCTCAAGCTCTACCTGCGGCAG CTGCCCGAACCCATCCTCTCCTTCCGCCTCTACCACGAGCTCGTGGGGCTGGCCAAGGACAGTCTGAAGGCGGAGGCGGAGGCCAAGGTGGCGTCCCGGGGCCGGGCAGACCCTGCGGAGACCGAGGCCGCGGCCGTGGCCATGGCAGGCCGGCTGCGGGAGCTCCTGCAGGACCTGCCCCCCGAGAACCGGGCCACACTGACGTACTTGCTGCGGCACCTGCGCAG GATCGTGGCGGTGGAGCAGGACAACAAGATGACTCCGGGGAACCTGGGCATCGTGTTCGGACCCACGCTGCTGCGGCCCAGGCCCACCGAGGCCACCGTGTCCCTGTCTTCCCTGGTCGACTACCCGCACCAGGCCCGCATCGTGGAGACCCTCATCACGCACTACGGCCTGATCTTTGAGGAGGAACCCGAGGAGGTGCCTGGGGGCCAGCTGAAG GACAGCTCAGACGCGGCACGGGCTGAGGCAGAGGTGCAGGTGCCCTACCAGGAGGGGAGCGCGGGGGCCACAGTCCCCCTGCAGGAGGTGGCGGATGGTGGCCCAG AATCCCGGGTGGCCTCCAACGACTCTGATTCCGAGGTAGAAGAGGCCTCAGAGCTTCTGTCCCCAGCGGACAGGGGACACCGCCTCAGTTTCCAGGAGAAGCAGGGCAGCGAGGCCAGCACGGAGGTGGCCCAGGGCAGCCGCAGCGGCAGCGAGGAGCAGCTGGGCGCCGGGGCCAGGCACAGCGACGGGGGAGGCCTTTCCCAGCAGCTCACCGAGTTCAACGCCAACCAGTGCAACAATGTGGCCAAGGTCCCGCTGCCTGCCATGGGGCTCCGCGGTGCGCGGCTTGAGGCAGGCACGGGCCCGGGGCGGCAGCCGGAGTGTGTGTAG
- the ARHGAP45 gene encoding rho GTPase-activating protein 45 isoform X2, translating to MLGGLEGPSAGGPASSLPTRPEDRPPALTPKARPQNSEWWAKGPQGASRLHLGGPGPGEPAAGPRGGGLRTLCPGELPLPAEELPRKDGPDTVSLGPSLEPPSAASNAKATGTLKRPTSLSRHASAAGFPLPGASSWTLGRGHRSPLAAAGPAEPPVEGPCPDTGEISHLLADVGRFAKALEKLKECVLRDDLLEARRPLAHEYLGDALRVMRQIISRYPLLNTVESLTAAGTLIAKIRAFHYESNQECDKQEFEKALETIALSFSNTVSEFLMGEVDSSTLLSVPPGDPIQTMENLYGPGSEGTAPSADDCEAGCLAPEEVDMLLQRCEGGVDAALHYAKNMAKYMKDLIGYVEKRTALEMDFAKGVQKIVHNCRQSFMQQPHMPLLSIYSLALEQDLEFGHSMAQAVGTLQSQTLTQPLNLRRLEHEKRRKEIKELWHRAQRKLQEAESNLRKAKQGYTQRCEDHGKAHFLAVKAEEEQAVTGPGAAASKTLDKRRRLEEEAKNKAEEAMATYRTCVADAKTQKQELEDTKVTVLRQIQEVIRQSDQTIKSATISYYQMLHMQTASLPVHFQMLCESSKLYDPGQQYASYVGQLQRDEEPDVRYDFEPHVSANAWSPVMRTRKGSLASDATGAEATGSPEEEGGSGNGTPAKEHRGEGPVGVASGRGLSRAPQSPLNTPPAGGRGHQVHKSWPTTVSDSEGSLDPSPGSGDFKKLERMSSSGTLSSNEELVDQEGSAGPSAFEQADLNGMAPELPVAVPSGPFRNVGLSKAARTHRLRKLRTPAKCRECNSYVYFQGAECEECCLACHKKCLDTLAIQCGHKKLQGRLQLFGQDFLKAACGAPDGIPFIVKKCVCEIEQRALHTKGIYRLNGVKTRVEKLCQAFEAGQELVELSQASPHDISNVLKLYLRQLPEPILSFRLYHELVGLAKDSLKAEAEAKVASRGRADPAETEAAAVAMAGRLRELLQDLPPENRATLTYLLRHLRRIVAVEQDNKMTPGNLGIVFGPTLLRPRPTEATVSLSSLVDYPHQARIVETLITHYGLIFEEEPEEDSSDAARAEAEVQVPYQEGSAGATVPLQEVADGGPESRVASNDSDSEVEEASELLSPADRGHRLSFQEKQGSEASTEVAQGSRSGSEEQLGAGARHSDGGGLSQQLTEFNANQCNNVAKVPLPAMGLRGARLEAGTGPGRQPECV from the exons ATGTTGGGCGGCTTGGAGGGGCCCAGCGCAGGTggcccagcctccagcctcccgACCAGGCCAGAAGACCGCcccccagccctcacccccaAAGCCAGGCCCCAGAACAGTGAGTGGTGGGCAAAGGGCCCTCAAGGAGCTTCTCGGCTGCATCTGGGTGGCCCCGGGCCTGGAGAGCCAGCTGCGGGCCCCCGGGGCGGTGGTCTGCGGACCCTGTGCCCTGGAGAGCTGCCCCTCCCAGCAGAG GAGCTGCCCAGGAAAGACGGGCCTGACACAGTGTCCCTTGGACCCAGCCTGGAGCCGCCAAGTGCAGCCTCGAACGCCAAGGCCACGGGCACCCTCAAACGACCCACCAGCCTGAGTCGCCATGCCAGCGCTGCTGGCTTCCCGCTGCCTGGCGCCAGCTCCTGGACGCTGGGTCGGGGCCACCGCAGCCCACTGGCCGCAGCCGGCCCCGCCGAGCCTCCCGTCGAGGGTCCCTGCCCTGACACTGGCGAGATCTCTCACCTGCTGGCCGACGTGGGCCGCTTTGCCAAGGCCCTTGAGAAGCTCAAGGAGTGTGTCCTGAGGGACG ACCTCCTGGAGGCCCGCCGGCCCCTGGCCCACGAGTACCTGGGCGACGCTCTTCGTGTGATGCGCCAGATCATTTCCAGGTACCCGCTGCTGAACACCGTGGAGTCACTGACTGCCGCCGGCACCCTCATTGCCAAGATCAGAG CCTTCCATTATGAGAGCAACCAGGAGTGCGACAAGCAGGAGTTTGAGAAGGCCCTGGAGACCATCGCTCTCTCCTTCAGTAACAC CGTGTCTGAGTTCCTCATGGGGGAAGTGGACAGCAGCACTCTCCTGTCAGTGCCCCCTGGGGACCCCATCCAG ACCATGGAAAACCTGTACGGCCCCGGCAGCGAGGGCACCGCCCCCAGCGCAGACGACTGCGAAGCCG GCTGCCTGGCCCCGGAGGAGGTGGACATGCTGCTGCAGCGCTGCGAGGGGGGCGTGGACGCCGCGCTGCACTACGCCAAGAACATGGCCAAGTACATGAAGGACCTCATTGGCTACGTGGAAAAGCGGACGGCGCTGG AGATGGACTTCGCCAAAGGCGTGCAGAAGATCGTGCACAACTGCAGGCAGAGTTTCATGCAGCAG ccccacatGCCGCTCCTGTCCATCTACTCCCTGGCCCTGGAGCAGGACCTGGAGTTCGGCCACAGCATGGCGCAGGCGGTGGGCACGCTGCAGAGCCAGACCCTCACGCAG CCCCTGAACCTCAGGCGGCTGGAGCACGAGAAGCGCAGGAAGGAGATCAAGGAGCTGTGGCACCGCGCCCAGAGGAAGCTG CAAGAGGCGGAGTCAAACCTGCGCAAGGCCAAGCAGGGCTACACACAGCGCTGCGAGGACCACGGCAAGGCCCACTTCCTGGCGGTCAAGGCTGAGGAGGAGCAGGCCGTCACCGGGCCCGGGGCCGCCGCCTCCAAGACCCTGGACAAGCGGCGGCGCCTGGAGGAGGAGGCTAAGAACAAG GCCGAGGAAGCCATGGCCACCTACCGGACGTGTGTGGCCGATGCCAAGACACAGAAGCAGGAGCTGGAGGACACCAAGGTGACGGTGCTGCGGCAGATCCAGGAGGTCATCCGCCAGAGCGACCAGACCATCAAGTCG GCCACCATCTCCTACTACCAGATGCTGCACATGCAGACGGCCTCGCTGCCCGTGCACTTCCAGATGCTGTGCGAGAGCAGCAAGCTGTACGACCCGGGGCAGCAGTACGCCTCCTACGTGGGCCAGCTGCAGCGGGACGAGGAGCCCGACGTGCGCTACGACTTCGAGCCCCACGTCTCCGCCAACGCCTG GTCCCCGGTCATGCGCACCCGTAAGGGGAGCCTTGCCAGTGACGCCACGGGGGCAGAGGCCACCGGCAGCCCTGAGGAGGAAGGTGGATCCGGCAATGGCACACCTGCCAAGGAACACAGGGGTGAGGGCCCGGTGGGGGTGGCGAGTGGGCGCGGCCTCTCTAGAGCCCCTCAGTCCCCGCTGAACACCCCTCCTGCAGGTGGGCGTGGACACCAGGTGCACAAGTCGTGGCCCACCACCGTGTCAGACTCAGAGGGCAGCCTGGACCCCAGCCCTGGCTCAG GGGACTTTAAGAAGTTGGAGCGGATGTCGTCCAGCGGCACCCTGTCGTCCAACGAGGAGCTGGTGGACCAGGAGGGCAGTGCAGGGCCGTCAGCCTttgagcagg CTGACCTCAACGGCATGGCCCCCGAGCTGCCAGTGGCCGTGCCCAGTGGGCCTTTCCGCAACGTGGGGCTGTCCAAGGCTGCCCGCACGCACCGTCTGCGAAAGCTGCGCACGCCGGCCAAGTGCAGGGAGTGTAACAGCTACGTCTACTTCCAGGGGGCGGAGTGTGAGGAG TGCTGCCTGGCCTGTCACAAGAAGTGCCTGGACACGCTGGCCATCCAGTGTGGCCACAAGAAACTCCAGGGCCGCCTGCAGCTCTTCGGCCAGGACTTCTTGAAGGCGGCCTGCGGCGCGCCCGACGGCATCCCCTTCATCGTCAAGAAGTGCGTCTGCGAGATTGAGCAGCGGGCACTGCACACCAAG GGCATCTACCGTCTCAACGGGGTGAAGACGCGCGTGGAGAAGCTGTGCCAGGCGTTCGAGGCTGGCCAGGAGCTGGTGGAGCTGTCACAGGCCTCGCCCCACGACATCAGCAACGTCCTCAAGCTCTACCTGCGGCAG CTGCCCGAACCCATCCTCTCCTTCCGCCTCTACCACGAGCTCGTGGGGCTGGCCAAGGACAGTCTGAAGGCGGAGGCGGAGGCCAAGGTGGCGTCCCGGGGCCGGGCAGACCCTGCGGAGACCGAGGCCGCGGCCGTGGCCATGGCAGGCCGGCTGCGGGAGCTCCTGCAGGACCTGCCCCCCGAGAACCGGGCCACACTGACGTACTTGCTGCGGCACCTGCGCAG GATCGTGGCGGTGGAGCAGGACAACAAGATGACTCCGGGGAACCTGGGCATCGTGTTCGGACCCACGCTGCTGCGGCCCAGGCCCACCGAGGCCACCGTGTCCCTGTCTTCCCTGGTCGACTACCCGCACCAGGCCCGCATCGTGGAGACCCTCATCACGCACTACGGCCTGATCTTTGAGGAGGAACCCGAGGAG GACAGCTCAGACGCGGCACGGGCTGAGGCAGAGGTGCAGGTGCCCTACCAGGAGGGGAGCGCGGGGGCCACAGTCCCCCTGCAGGAGGTGGCGGATGGTGGCCCAG AATCCCGGGTGGCCTCCAACGACTCTGATTCCGAGGTAGAAGAGGCCTCAGAGCTTCTGTCCCCAGCGGACAGGGGACACCGCCTCAGTTTCCAGGAGAAGCAGGGCAGCGAGGCCAGCACGGAGGTGGCCCAGGGCAGCCGCAGCGGCAGCGAGGAGCAGCTGGGCGCCGGGGCCAGGCACAGCGACGGGGGAGGCCTTTCCCAGCAGCTCACCGAGTTCAACGCCAACCAGTGCAACAATGTGGCCAAGGTCCCGCTGCCTGCCATGGGGCTCCGCGGTGCGCGGCTTGAGGCAGGCACGGGCCCGGGGCGGCAGCCGGAGTGTGTGTAG